The following are encoded together in the Mastacembelus armatus chromosome 6, fMasArm1.2, whole genome shotgun sequence genome:
- the phrf1 gene encoding PHD and RING finger domain-containing protein 1 isoform X3 yields the protein MDEDDSQDELINHSMSHNKGKRTALWAISDDSDNVEEESEEGESDSGEEDGEDHLEEEENHLEEEEEQAEDDDEEDEEGTKLEDGAFGETSADLARISSDEDSDMCPICLNSLNSQPVATPENCEHYFCLDCILEWAKNADSCPIDRIVFNSIYLRKCYGGKVKKIITVQKPVKGGQEVVDLDLEQTNCEVCGNSDREDRLLLCDGCDAGYHMECLTPPLHSVPVEEWFCPECEANNHRSRGSAEELSDTESLPSTARPTTSRPQHRAAGLTRAIARTQQSERVRANVNRHRITQARTSQLAPTYLIQSTWLDETINAVVAGLNTAVYIRDLTPRFPSSRRRKRGKRRNVKSKNTSSAKGKTGKARSGVRRKRKVRKSKSRKKQALKKTANPRSRISNNLGIVKDKKSSSIPTVYRPTEQTLSGMRADIGAASLSIYGDPFDLDPFVEREENDQQAHISSLLEAKRRGISHSALRSHQPVARPVTASLSRMDAMDVPQSRTVVEPAPVPDLLGSILSGQSILLMDSSDIIINRDGSLKAAKPMMPYALKPGSSKSSTSGETSTQINSGISPSRGDSSLSLHYNNLPGSSCSSTNRLLSQSSSHLPSLSSHTPPPLHSDLLPRGHPVLQTPCPNQPIPFSGHRGSSGLGAPRETMSSSVYPTTDSSCKSKGMASSLSQPKSLPIKPMWVDVSVLPRIPKLKREGSTATNDDIIPSGNNKLSSSRANTNNSSTSSNGYGLPETGMNSLAGDKSRQQSVDQQKGKADNQPLRHRPDPDRTSSSAAFSNSFSSSSATGSPAGQPCVSSSSSAVSFRINSSGSSWYSRRLNIPSCSSSGGTMQVHWSEKEDEARKRQFHRDKQMLLASHTLVNKEQDSNIYDPFNPTLSDSSSSDGEAESSNLDSSSQCATHEGEAARLGSNEGEMQNKQNLVHVKAETQETEISQENPKKTDAQETTSPKLRCSEEYVKIEKESTKVDIKIEKQTELLDFKIKKELGLAGEGEAERVGRTREDTTLPAHHNLDFVTIEEDILGKESRQGIGTPSSAPSTCKNDSSAFSSAPTKKKQNTNPKSDSATLSKSPSRDLDLKKQTSKEQCFSSSETDRGRRGDHQSQGGRQKEKEDRKRSSRRSRSRERRRAHSASGSSQSNSPERGHRKRQRPRSHSKDRRGSRSASSSSSRERSRRKKHKQKIKEKNDGRERNHKRAQVPKDKRRGWSRSKSRSRSRSRSRSKSRSKDHKHARSRSKSRSRSRSRERRQDHTRLQQSSLSSRECESRLKRKWKHRSRSSSRERRKDEGLAKSSQKISGSCVLSSKDTKQIQDIEKEEDLIQSYPKEEKMATVNKQLSSCTSTKIKKEGEDLSVDSLAPAAELTKELKVEIKKEKHPSLDMFEDFPITQPIKKKEMEIPLAKAKGVDVEGMGEYPIKTEACEVITIKSEPGSPELCHLSPVASFSSLITPVTADSQQDAVSQALPGLMASAEQPNTAGLTVSVKQEVLQPSDSDDDFSVDVMIDNLDYVKSECMEGNDASIKQDKEEEEGKNEEQVSTLMGAKAKTQVKRVTWNIQEPERPQPEKSASKLALYKLKLKQEGARRTSSSVQTGSQNITGADSDPSKKGAVGPLSAPSRNDGLNSEDSSISGQRDEEEGDLSRKEKYLKKLHMQERAIEEVKLAIKPFYQRRDINKDEYKEILRKAVQKVCHSKSGEINPVKVGNLVKAYVDKYKHARKYKKGEDLGKAPEVQTQAMKTSESP from the exons ATGGATGAAGATGACAGCCAAGATGAGCTGatcaaccacagtatgtcccataACAAAGGAAAAAGGACAGCATTGTGGGCCATCTCAG ATGATTCAGACAATGTGGAAGAGGAGTCTGAGGAAGGAGAATCTGACAGTGGTGAGGAAGATGGGGAGGACCACttagaggaagaggagaaccacttagaggaagaggaggagcaggcagAAGATGATG atgaggaagatgaggaaggtACTAAGCTTGAAGATGGTGCTTTTGGAGAAACCTCTGCTGACCTTGCAAGGATAAGCTCAGATGAGGACTCTGATATGTGTCCCATTTGCCTGAACTCATTAAACAGTCAGCCTGTTGCAACGCCAGAGAACTGTGAGCACTACTTCTGTCTCGACTGTATCCTTGAATGGGCCAAG AACGCAGATTCATGTCCTATAGACCGTATTGTCTTCAACAGCATATACCTAAGGAAATGTTACGGAGGCAAAGTAAAGAAAATT ATCACCGTACAAAAGCCTGTGAAGGGTGGTCAAGAAGTAGTAGACCTGGATCTGGAGCAGACCAACTGTGAGGTGTGTGGGAACAGTGACCGTGAGGACCGTCTCTTGCTCTGCGATGGCTGTGATGCTGG GTATCACATGGAGTGCCTGACTCCACCTCTTCACTCTGTTCCTGTAGAAGAATGGTTTTGCCCTGAGTGTGAAGCCAATAACCATCGGTCAA GAGGTTCAGCTGAGGAATTAAGTGATACAGAAAGCCTACCTTCTACTGCCCGTCCTACCACCAGTCGCCCCCAGCACCGTGCTGCAGGCCTCACCAGAGCTATTGCCCGAACTCAGCAGAGTGAGAGAGTCCGAGCGAATGTGAACCGACATCGTATCACGCAGGCACGCACATCACAG TTGGCTCCCACCTATCTTATACAGTCCACTTGGCTAGATGAAACTATTAATGCTGTTGTGGCTGGGCTCAACACAGCTGTGTATATACGGGACCTCACCCCTCGATTCCCATCCAGCCGCAGACGAAAGAGAG GAAAGCGCAGAAATGTCAAAAGCAAGAATACATCTTCTGCTAAGGGTAAAACAGGTAAAGCCAGGTCAGGAGTCAGAAGAAAACGGAAAGTGAGGAAGTCTAAATCCAGAAAAAAGCAG GCTTTGAAAAAGACTGCCAATCCTCGAAGCCGTATTTCTAATAATCTTGGAATTGTTAAGGACAAGAAGAGCTCTTCAATTCCTACAGTGTACCGGCCTACAGAGCAAACGCTAAGCGGAATGCGTGCTGACATAGGCGCTGCATCGCTCTCTATTTATGGAGATCCATTTGACCTGGATCCATTTGTAGAGCG TGAGGAGAACGACCAGCAGGCCCATATTTCATCTCTGTTGGAGGCCAAGAGGCGAGGGATCTCTCATTCTGCTCTTCGTTCTCACCAACCTGTTGCTCGACCAGTCACTGCAAGCCTTTCCAG GATGGACGCTATGGATGTCCCCCAGTCAAGGACTGTTGTAGAGCCAGCTCCTGTGCCTGACCTGCTGGGTAGCATCCTTTCAGGCCAAAGTATTCTTTTGATGGACAGCTCTGACATCATCATTAATCGGGATGGTTCCCTTAAAGCTGCCAAACCAA TGATGCCATATGCATTAAAGCCAGGGAGCAGCAAAAGCAGTACCTCAGGAGAAACCAGCACCCAGATCAACTCAGGCATATCACCTAGCCGAGGAGacagctctctgtctctccactACAACAACCTGCCTGGATCTTCATGTAGCTCCACAAACAGGCTTTTGTCCCAGAGCTCTTCTCATTTACCTTCCTTATCAAGCCACACCCCCCCACCTCTCCATTCTGATTTACTACCTAGAGGTCATCCAGTATTGCAGACACCTTGTCCAAACCAACCCATCCCCTTTTCTGGTCACAGGGGAAGCAGTGGTCTTGGAGCCCCAAGAGAAACCATGTCTTCATCTGTCTATCCAACCACAGACTCCAGCTGCAAAAGCAAAGGAATGGCTTCATCTTTGTCACAACCTAAAAGCCTACCTATAAAACCAATGTGGGTAGATGTGTCAGTGCTTCCTAGGATACCAAAACTTAAAAGGGAGGGTAGCACCGCCACAAATGATGACATTATTCCAAGTGGCAATAATAAACTTAGTAGTAGTAGGGCAAACACTAATAATTCTTCTACTAGCAGTAATGGTTATGGCTTGCCTGAAACAGGCATGAACAGTCTTGCTGGGGACAAGAGTAGGCAGCAAAGTGTAGACCAGCAAAAGGGCAAAGCTGACAATCAGCCCCTGAGGCATAGGCCTGACCCTGACCGAACAAGCTCATCAGCAGCCTTCTCCAACTCATTCTCGTCTTCCTCTGCCACTGGCTCTCCTGCTGGCCAGCCATGTGTttcctcatcttcatcagcaGTGAGCTTTCGCATTAACTCCAGTGGGAGCTCCTGGTATTCAAGGCGGCTAAACATCCCGTCATGCTCCTCTAGTGGAGGCACCATGCAAGTGCACTGGAGTGAAAAGGAAGATGAGGCAAGAAAGAGACAGtttcacagagacaaacagatgCTACTGGCATCACATACACTGGTCAATAAAGAGCAAGACAGTAATATCTATGATCCCTTTAATCCCACTCTGTCAGACTCTAGCAGCTCAGATGGTGAAGCTGAGAGCTCAAACCTTGATAGTAGCTCTCAGTGTGCCACTCATGAGGGGGAGGCTGCTCGTTTAGGAAGCAATGAAGGGgaaatgcaaaacaagcagAACCTGGTTCATGTGAAGGCTGAAACACAGGAGACTGAAATCTCACAGGAAAATCCAAAGAAAACTGATGCTCAGGAAACTACATCACCAAAGCTCAGGTGTTCTGAGGAATATGTCAAGATTGAAAAAGAATCAACAAAAGTGGACATTAAGATTGAGAAACAAACAGAATTACTTGACTTTAAAATTAAGAAAGAACTGGGATTAGCTGGAGAAGGGGAAGCTGAACGTGTTGGTCGTACTAGAGAAGACACGACACTACCTGCACATCACAACCTGGATTTTGTAACTATTGAGGAAGACATTCTAGGCAAGGAGAGCAGACAGGGCATTGGAACTCCCAGCAGTGCTCCTTCTACCTGTAAGAACGATTCGTCAGCCTTCAGCTCTGCACCCAccaagaagaaacaaaacacaaaccctAAATCAGATTCAGCAACACTCTCCAAGTCCCCATCAAGAGATTTGGACCTTAAGAAACAAACCTCAAAGGAACAATGTTTTAGCAGTTCAGAGACGGAcagaggcaggagaggagacCATCAGAGCCAGGGTgggaggcagaaagagaaggaagacagaaaaaggagtTCCAGGAGGTCAAGGTCCAGAGAGAGGAGGCGAGCACACTCAGCCTCAGGAAGCTCTCAGTCTAATTCCCCTGAGAGGGGCCACAGAAAGAGACAGCGGCCCCGGTCCCATTCCAAAGATAGGAGGGGATCCAG atctGCTTCCAGCTCTAGCAGCAGAGAGCGATCAAGGAGGAAGAAGCATAAACAAAAGATTAAGGAGAAAAATGATGGCAGAGAAAGAAACCACAAGAGAGCTCAAGTGCCAAAGGATAAGAGACGTGGTTGGTCTCGCTCAAAATCCCGGTCAAGGTCACGTTCCAGGTCCAGATCCAAATCTAGATCAAAGGACCATAAACATGCTCGGTCACGCTCTAAATCACGGTCGAGATCCAGATCCAGGGAAAGGAGACAAGATCACACACGACTACAACaatcatctctctcctccagagAGTGTGAGTCACGATTAAAACGTAAGTGGAAACACAGGTCCAGGTCGAGCtcaagagagaggaggaaagatgaAGGTTTAGCCAAAAGCTCACAGAAAATTTCAGGGTCCTGTGTTTTATCCTCTAAAGACACAAAGCAGATACAGGACATTGAGAAAGAGGAGGATCTGATTCAAAGCTACcccaaagaggaaaaaatggcCACAGTGAATAAGCAGTTGTCCTCCTGTACATCTactaaaattaaaaaggaaGGTGAAGATCTCAGTGTAGACAGCTTGGCtccagcagcagaactgacaaAAGAGCTGAAGGTGGAaatcaagaaagaaaaacatccatctCTTGATATGTTTGAAGATTTCCCTATTACTCAACCAATTAAGAAAAAAGAGATGGAAATTCCTTTGGCAAAAGCCAAAGGTGTGGATGTGGAGGGAATGGGAGAATACCCCATCAAGACTGAGGCTTGTGAAGTCATCACAATTAAATCTGAGCCAGGTTCCCCTGAACTGTGTCACTTATCACCTGTTGCCTCATTTTCCTCATTGATCACACCTGTAACAGCAGACAGTCAACAGGATGCAGTCTCTCAGGCTCTCCCAGGGTTAATGGCCTCAGCAGAACAACCAAACACTGCAGGGTTGACTGTCTCTGTAAAGCAGGAAGTTCTGCAACCTTCAGACTCTGATGATGACTTCAGTGTTGATGTGATGATCGACAACCTGGACTATGTGAAGTCAGAGTGCATGGAGGGAAATGATGCATCCATCAAACAAGataaggaagaggaggaggggaagaatGAAGAACAGGTGTCTACCCTAATGGGAGCCAAAGCCAAGACACAAGTGAAGAGGGTTACCTGGAACATACAGGAGCCTGAGAGGCCTCAACCAGAAAAGTCTGCAAGCA AGCTGGCTCTGTATAAATTGAAGCTGAAGCAGGAAGGCGCTCGCAGAACGTCCTCATCAGTCCAGACAGGCAGTCAG AACATCACTGGAGCTGACAGTGACCCTTCCAAGAAGGGTGCTGTTGGTCCTCTCAGTGCTCCCTCTAGAAATGATGGCTTAAATTCTGAAGACTCATCAATCAGTGGGcaaagagatgaagaggaaggagatttgtcaaggaaagaaaag TATTTGAAAAAGCTGCACATGCAGGAGAGAGCTATTGAGGAGGTGAAACTAGCTATCAAGCCTTTCTACCAGAGGAGAGACATCAACAAAGATGAATACAAAGAGATTCTACGCAAGGCTGTTCAGAAG GTGTGCCACAGCAAGAGCGGTGAGATCAACCCAGTGAAAGTAGGCAATCTGGTGAAAGCATATGTGgacaaatacaaacatgcaaGGAAATACAAGAAAGGAGAGGACTTAGGGAAGGCACCAGAGGTACAGACTCAGGCCATGAAAACCTCTGAAAGCCCATGA
- the phrf1 gene encoding PHD and RING finger domain-containing protein 1 isoform X1: MDEDDSQDELINHSMSHNKGKRTALWAISDDSDNVEEESEEGESDSGEEDGEDHLEEEENHLEEEEEQAEDDDEEDEEGTKLEDGAFGETSADLARISSDEDSDMCPICLNSLNSQPVATPENCEHYFCLDCILEWAKNADSCPIDRIVFNSIYLRKCYGGKVKKIITVQKPVKGGQEVVDLDLEQTNCEVCGNSDREDRLLLCDGCDAGYHMECLTPPLHSVPVEEWFCPECEANNHRSRGSAEELSDTESLPSTARPTTSRPQHRAAGLTRAIARTQQSERVRANVNRHRITQARTSQLAPTYLIQSTWLDETINAVVAGLNTAVYIRDLTPRFPSSRRRKRGKRRNVKSKNTSSAKGKTGKARSGVRRKRKVRKSKSRKKQALKKTANPRSRISNNLGIVKDKKSSSIPTVYRPTEQTLSGMRADIGAASLSIYGDPFDLDPFVEREENDQQAHISSLLEAKRRGISHSALRSHQPVARPVTASLSRMDAMDVPQSRTVVEPAPVPDLLGSILSGQSILLMDSSDIIINRDGSLKAAKPIKTKSCCWILMMPYALKPGSSKSSTSGETSTQINSGISPSRGDSSLSLHYNNLPGSSCSSTNRLLSQSSSHLPSLSSHTPPPLHSDLLPRGHPVLQTPCPNQPIPFSGHRGSSGLGAPRETMSSSVYPTTDSSCKSKGMASSLSQPKSLPIKPMWVDVSVLPRIPKLKREGSTATNDDIIPSGNNKLSSSRANTNNSSTSSNGYGLPETGMNSLAGDKSRQQSVDQQKGKADNQPLRHRPDPDRTSSSAAFSNSFSSSSATGSPAGQPCVSSSSSAVSFRINSSGSSWYSRRLNIPSCSSSGGTMQVHWSEKEDEARKRQFHRDKQMLLASHTLVNKEQDSNIYDPFNPTLSDSSSSDGEAESSNLDSSSQCATHEGEAARLGSNEGEMQNKQNLVHVKAETQETEISQENPKKTDAQETTSPKLRCSEEYVKIEKESTKVDIKIEKQTELLDFKIKKELGLAGEGEAERVGRTREDTTLPAHHNLDFVTIEEDILGKESRQGIGTPSSAPSTCKNDSSAFSSAPTKKKQNTNPKSDSATLSKSPSRDLDLKKQTSKEQCFSSSETDRGRRGDHQSQGGRQKEKEDRKRSSRRSRSRERRRAHSASGSSQSNSPERGHRKRQRPRSHSKDRRGSRSASSSSSRERSRRKKHKQKIKEKNDGRERNHKRAQVPKDKRRGWSRSKSRSRSRSRSRSKSRSKDHKHARSRSKSRSRSRSRERRQDHTRLQQSSLSSRECESRLKRKWKHRSRSSSRERRKDEGLAKSSQKISGSCVLSSKDTKQIQDIEKEEDLIQSYPKEEKMATVNKQLSSCTSTKIKKEGEDLSVDSLAPAAELTKELKVEIKKEKHPSLDMFEDFPITQPIKKKEMEIPLAKAKGVDVEGMGEYPIKTEACEVITIKSEPGSPELCHLSPVASFSSLITPVTADSQQDAVSQALPGLMASAEQPNTAGLTVSVKQEVLQPSDSDDDFSVDVMIDNLDYVKSECMEGNDASIKQDKEEEEGKNEEQVSTLMGAKAKTQVKRVTWNIQEPERPQPEKSASKLALYKLKLKQEGARRTSSSVQTGSQNITGADSDPSKKGAVGPLSAPSRNDGLNSEDSSISGQRDEEEGDLSRKEKYLKKLHMQERAIEEVKLAIKPFYQRRDINKDEYKEILRKAVQKVCHSKSGEINPVKVGNLVKAYVDKYKHARKYKKGEDLGKAPEVQTQAMKTSESP; this comes from the exons ATGGATGAAGATGACAGCCAAGATGAGCTGatcaaccacagtatgtcccataACAAAGGAAAAAGGACAGCATTGTGGGCCATCTCAG ATGATTCAGACAATGTGGAAGAGGAGTCTGAGGAAGGAGAATCTGACAGTGGTGAGGAAGATGGGGAGGACCACttagaggaagaggagaaccacttagaggaagaggaggagcaggcagAAGATGATG atgaggaagatgaggaaggtACTAAGCTTGAAGATGGTGCTTTTGGAGAAACCTCTGCTGACCTTGCAAGGATAAGCTCAGATGAGGACTCTGATATGTGTCCCATTTGCCTGAACTCATTAAACAGTCAGCCTGTTGCAACGCCAGAGAACTGTGAGCACTACTTCTGTCTCGACTGTATCCTTGAATGGGCCAAG AACGCAGATTCATGTCCTATAGACCGTATTGTCTTCAACAGCATATACCTAAGGAAATGTTACGGAGGCAAAGTAAAGAAAATT ATCACCGTACAAAAGCCTGTGAAGGGTGGTCAAGAAGTAGTAGACCTGGATCTGGAGCAGACCAACTGTGAGGTGTGTGGGAACAGTGACCGTGAGGACCGTCTCTTGCTCTGCGATGGCTGTGATGCTGG GTATCACATGGAGTGCCTGACTCCACCTCTTCACTCTGTTCCTGTAGAAGAATGGTTTTGCCCTGAGTGTGAAGCCAATAACCATCGGTCAA GAGGTTCAGCTGAGGAATTAAGTGATACAGAAAGCCTACCTTCTACTGCCCGTCCTACCACCAGTCGCCCCCAGCACCGTGCTGCAGGCCTCACCAGAGCTATTGCCCGAACTCAGCAGAGTGAGAGAGTCCGAGCGAATGTGAACCGACATCGTATCACGCAGGCACGCACATCACAG TTGGCTCCCACCTATCTTATACAGTCCACTTGGCTAGATGAAACTATTAATGCTGTTGTGGCTGGGCTCAACACAGCTGTGTATATACGGGACCTCACCCCTCGATTCCCATCCAGCCGCAGACGAAAGAGAG GAAAGCGCAGAAATGTCAAAAGCAAGAATACATCTTCTGCTAAGGGTAAAACAGGTAAAGCCAGGTCAGGAGTCAGAAGAAAACGGAAAGTGAGGAAGTCTAAATCCAGAAAAAAGCAG GCTTTGAAAAAGACTGCCAATCCTCGAAGCCGTATTTCTAATAATCTTGGAATTGTTAAGGACAAGAAGAGCTCTTCAATTCCTACAGTGTACCGGCCTACAGAGCAAACGCTAAGCGGAATGCGTGCTGACATAGGCGCTGCATCGCTCTCTATTTATGGAGATCCATTTGACCTGGATCCATTTGTAGAGCG TGAGGAGAACGACCAGCAGGCCCATATTTCATCTCTGTTGGAGGCCAAGAGGCGAGGGATCTCTCATTCTGCTCTTCGTTCTCACCAACCTGTTGCTCGACCAGTCACTGCAAGCCTTTCCAG GATGGACGCTATGGATGTCCCCCAGTCAAGGACTGTTGTAGAGCCAGCTCCTGTGCCTGACCTGCTGGGTAGCATCCTTTCAGGCCAAAGTATTCTTTTGATGGACAGCTCTGACATCATCATTAATCGGGATGGTTCCCTTAAAGCTGCCAAACCAA TAAAAACTAAGTCCTGCTGTTGGATACTAA TGATGCCATATGCATTAAAGCCAGGGAGCAGCAAAAGCAGTACCTCAGGAGAAACCAGCACCCAGATCAACTCAGGCATATCACCTAGCCGAGGAGacagctctctgtctctccactACAACAACCTGCCTGGATCTTCATGTAGCTCCACAAACAGGCTTTTGTCCCAGAGCTCTTCTCATTTACCTTCCTTATCAAGCCACACCCCCCCACCTCTCCATTCTGATTTACTACCTAGAGGTCATCCAGTATTGCAGACACCTTGTCCAAACCAACCCATCCCCTTTTCTGGTCACAGGGGAAGCAGTGGTCTTGGAGCCCCAAGAGAAACCATGTCTTCATCTGTCTATCCAACCACAGACTCCAGCTGCAAAAGCAAAGGAATGGCTTCATCTTTGTCACAACCTAAAAGCCTACCTATAAAACCAATGTGGGTAGATGTGTCAGTGCTTCCTAGGATACCAAAACTTAAAAGGGAGGGTAGCACCGCCACAAATGATGACATTATTCCAAGTGGCAATAATAAACTTAGTAGTAGTAGGGCAAACACTAATAATTCTTCTACTAGCAGTAATGGTTATGGCTTGCCTGAAACAGGCATGAACAGTCTTGCTGGGGACAAGAGTAGGCAGCAAAGTGTAGACCAGCAAAAGGGCAAAGCTGACAATCAGCCCCTGAGGCATAGGCCTGACCCTGACCGAACAAGCTCATCAGCAGCCTTCTCCAACTCATTCTCGTCTTCCTCTGCCACTGGCTCTCCTGCTGGCCAGCCATGTGTttcctcatcttcatcagcaGTGAGCTTTCGCATTAACTCCAGTGGGAGCTCCTGGTATTCAAGGCGGCTAAACATCCCGTCATGCTCCTCTAGTGGAGGCACCATGCAAGTGCACTGGAGTGAAAAGGAAGATGAGGCAAGAAAGAGACAGtttcacagagacaaacagatgCTACTGGCATCACATACACTGGTCAATAAAGAGCAAGACAGTAATATCTATGATCCCTTTAATCCCACTCTGTCAGACTCTAGCAGCTCAGATGGTGAAGCTGAGAGCTCAAACCTTGATAGTAGCTCTCAGTGTGCCACTCATGAGGGGGAGGCTGCTCGTTTAGGAAGCAATGAAGGGgaaatgcaaaacaagcagAACCTGGTTCATGTGAAGGCTGAAACACAGGAGACTGAAATCTCACAGGAAAATCCAAAGAAAACTGATGCTCAGGAAACTACATCACCAAAGCTCAGGTGTTCTGAGGAATATGTCAAGATTGAAAAAGAATCAACAAAAGTGGACATTAAGATTGAGAAACAAACAGAATTACTTGACTTTAAAATTAAGAAAGAACTGGGATTAGCTGGAGAAGGGGAAGCTGAACGTGTTGGTCGTACTAGAGAAGACACGACACTACCTGCACATCACAACCTGGATTTTGTAACTATTGAGGAAGACATTCTAGGCAAGGAGAGCAGACAGGGCATTGGAACTCCCAGCAGTGCTCCTTCTACCTGTAAGAACGATTCGTCAGCCTTCAGCTCTGCACCCAccaagaagaaacaaaacacaaaccctAAATCAGATTCAGCAACACTCTCCAAGTCCCCATCAAGAGATTTGGACCTTAAGAAACAAACCTCAAAGGAACAATGTTTTAGCAGTTCAGAGACGGAcagaggcaggagaggagacCATCAGAGCCAGGGTgggaggcagaaagagaaggaagacagaaaaaggagtTCCAGGAGGTCAAGGTCCAGAGAGAGGAGGCGAGCACACTCAGCCTCAGGAAGCTCTCAGTCTAATTCCCCTGAGAGGGGCCACAGAAAGAGACAGCGGCCCCGGTCCCATTCCAAAGATAGGAGGGGATCCAG atctGCTTCCAGCTCTAGCAGCAGAGAGCGATCAAGGAGGAAGAAGCATAAACAAAAGATTAAGGAGAAAAATGATGGCAGAGAAAGAAACCACAAGAGAGCTCAAGTGCCAAAGGATAAGAGACGTGGTTGGTCTCGCTCAAAATCCCGGTCAAGGTCACGTTCCAGGTCCAGATCCAAATCTAGATCAAAGGACCATAAACATGCTCGGTCACGCTCTAAATCACGGTCGAGATCCAGATCCAGGGAAAGGAGACAAGATCACACACGACTACAACaatcatctctctcctccagagAGTGTGAGTCACGATTAAAACGTAAGTGGAAACACAGGTCCAGGTCGAGCtcaagagagaggaggaaagatgaAGGTTTAGCCAAAAGCTCACAGAAAATTTCAGGGTCCTGTGTTTTATCCTCTAAAGACACAAAGCAGATACAGGACATTGAGAAAGAGGAGGATCTGATTCAAAGCTACcccaaagaggaaaaaatggcCACAGTGAATAAGCAGTTGTCCTCCTGTACATCTactaaaattaaaaaggaaGGTGAAGATCTCAGTGTAGACAGCTTGGCtccagcagcagaactgacaaAAGAGCTGAAGGTGGAaatcaagaaagaaaaacatccatctCTTGATATGTTTGAAGATTTCCCTATTACTCAACCAATTAAGAAAAAAGAGATGGAAATTCCTTTGGCAAAAGCCAAAGGTGTGGATGTGGAGGGAATGGGAGAATACCCCATCAAGACTGAGGCTTGTGAAGTCATCACAATTAAATCTGAGCCAGGTTCCCCTGAACTGTGTCACTTATCACCTGTTGCCTCATTTTCCTCATTGATCACACCTGTAACAGCAGACAGTCAACAGGATGCAGTCTCTCAGGCTCTCCCAGGGTTAATGGCCTCAGCAGAACAACCAAACACTGCAGGGTTGACTGTCTCTGTAAAGCAGGAAGTTCTGCAACCTTCAGACTCTGATGATGACTTCAGTGTTGATGTGATGATCGACAACCTGGACTATGTGAAGTCAGAGTGCATGGAGGGAAATGATGCATCCATCAAACAAGataaggaagaggaggaggggaagaatGAAGAACAGGTGTCTACCCTAATGGGAGCCAAAGCCAAGACACAAGTGAAGAGGGTTACCTGGAACATACAGGAGCCTGAGAGGCCTCAACCAGAAAAGTCTGCAAGCA AGCTGGCTCTGTATAAATTGAAGCTGAAGCAGGAAGGCGCTCGCAGAACGTCCTCATCAGTCCAGACAGGCAGTCAG AACATCACTGGAGCTGACAGTGACCCTTCCAAGAAGGGTGCTGTTGGTCCTCTCAGTGCTCCCTCTAGAAATGATGGCTTAAATTCTGAAGACTCATCAATCAGTGGGcaaagagatgaagaggaaggagatttgtcaaggaaagaaaag TATTTGAAAAAGCTGCACATGCAGGAGAGAGCTATTGAGGAGGTGAAACTAGCTATCAAGCCTTTCTACCAGAGGAGAGACATCAACAAAGATGAATACAAAGAGATTCTACGCAAGGCTGTTCAGAAG GTGTGCCACAGCAAGAGCGGTGAGATCAACCCAGTGAAAGTAGGCAATCTGGTGAAAGCATATGTGgacaaatacaaacatgcaaGGAAATACAAGAAAGGAGAGGACTTAGGGAAGGCACCAGAGGTACAGACTCAGGCCATGAAAACCTCTGAAAGCCCATGA